The following proteins are co-located in the Leptodactylus fuscus isolate aLepFus1 chromosome 8, aLepFus1.hap2, whole genome shotgun sequence genome:
- the LOC142217569 gene encoding uncharacterized protein LOC142217569, whose product MSGDNRDTTPPAGIKDTVPPADIKDTVSPIDNKDTVPPIDNKDTVSPIDSKDTAPPANNKDTAPPIDSKDTAPPANNTDTGNNVEQQKTLKESAVPSSTAEPGSRSIAKSLGILNLETYIDTCPLVTYLADDIGPCAVIPISLDNERDWRLIERFASAIIIYTSQTSVSCLKRFRDFCSHTLGSENMVMVRIDLEDTESLERKKSLLENDQYLRCPLVTLTKTELDVMNTDSVEKRMANKITEMKKILRHEGLSGRFQRLWLQRRPVVGIFSKDAESQYSWLVTALTSDVFKSHIGDVRLCHISNSGFNQFCEVVSQCTYGILYHSKTRGRVNVTDVTGSLYDEELKYLCSKLGKQNVIVVIDDLEDSSDQQRNRILDQQPSMREMAQKLFLISPEEKTSNYQRHLRVNREEVERKLRRLGDIIRRWKTVPKFGV is encoded by the exons ATGTCTGGAGATAACAGAGATACAACGCCACCTGCAG GTATCAAGGATACAGTGCCACCTGCAGATATCAAAGACACCGTGTCACCTATAGATAACAAGgatacagtgccacctatagaTAACAAGGATACAGTATCACCTATAGATAGCAAGGATACCGCTCCACCTGCAAATAACAAGGATACTGCGCCACCTATAGATAGCAAGGATACCGCTCCACCTGCAAATAACACAGATACCGGAAATAATGTAGAACAGCAGAAGACACTTAAGGAAAGCGCCGTCCCATCATCCACTGCTGAACCAGG aAGCCGCAGTATTGCTAAATCTCTTGGAATCCTCAACTTGGAGACATATATAGATACATGTCCACTGGTGACGTATCTGGCAGATGACATTGGCCCTTGCGCTGTAATACCGATCTCACTGGACAATGAGAGAGACTGGAGACTTATAGAACGATTCGCTTCAGCCATAATAATCTACACATCACAGACATCAGTGTCCTGCCTGAAGAGATTCCGGGACTTCTGCTCCCACACACTCG GATCAGAAAACATGGTAATGGTGAGAATAGATCTCGAAGATACGGAATCTCTGGAAAGAAAAAAATCTCTATTGGAAAATGATCAATATCTCCGGTGtcctctggtgactctaaccaaGACTGAGTTGGATGTGATGAATACAGATTCTGTAGAGAAGAGAATGGCAAATAAAATAACTGAGATGAAGAAGATTCTCCGGCATG AAGGGTTATCTGGTCGATTCCAGCGACTATGG CTACAAAGAAGACCTGTTGTCGGGATCTTCTCCAAAGATGCAGAGAGTCAGTATTCCTGGCTGGTGACCGCACTCACATCAGATGTTTTCAAGAGTCACATTGGTGATGTCCGGCTCTGTCATATCAGTAATTCAGGGTTCAATCAGTTCTGTGAGGTCGTATCTCAGTGCACATATGGGATCTTGTATCACAGCAAGACCAGAGGAAGAGTCAATGTGACGGATGTGACTGGTTCTCTGTATGATGAAGAACTGAAGTATCTCTGCTCTAAACTTG GTAAGCAGAATGTCATTGTGGTGATAGATGACTTAGAGGACAGCAGTGACCAACAGAGAAATAGAATCCTGGATCAACAGCCGAGTATGAGGGAAATGGCACAAAAGCTATTCCTCATTAGCCCGGAGGAGAAGACATCAAACTATCAGAGACATCTCAGGGTGAACAGAGAGGAAGTGGAGAGGAAACTGCGGAGGCTCGGAGACATCATTAGAAGGTGGAAAACTG TTCCTAAGTTTGGGGTTTAA
- the LOC142216794 gene encoding putative serine/threonine-protein kinase DDB_G0277449, producing the protein MKLHHPNIVKCLTASEKDKDILLVLEYIPGASLDKILYKTRCPIKLSEEDKTSVCLDVLSALEYAHSRNIIHQDIKPANILIDQRSKKSLLTDWGLASIRVTIYATVKRSERIGPVGGTLMYMAPEIIMEQKCLPTKMSDMWSVGATFIELFTKQSPWESLKVMMNHMYIKKPPRTLGLLGRKMYPVIGGCLSYKPQERPTASSMIAAMPPKK; encoded by the exons AT GAAATTGCATCACCCTAATATAGTCAAGTGCTTAACAGCCTCAGAAAAGGACAAAGACATCCTCCTGGTCTTGGAGTACATCCCTGGAGCGAGTCTGGATAAAATTCTGTACAAAACAAGATGTCCTATAAAG TTGTCTGAAGAAGATAAAACGTCTGTATGTTTGGATGTCCTATCAGCATTAGAATACGCTCACTCCCGAAATATCATCCATCAAGATATAAAACCTGCAAACATCCTT attGACCAGAGAAGCAAAAAATCTCTTCTCACTGACTGGGGCTTGGCCAGTATTCGAGTTACTATATATGCTACGGTGAAAAGGTCTGAGAGGATCGGACCAGTCGGGGGAACCTTAATGTACATGGCTCCTGAAATTATTATGGAACAAAAATGTCTTCCAACCAAGATGTCGGACATGTGGTCTGTTGGGGCAACATTTATTGAACTGTTTACTAAACAATCTCCATGGGAAAGCCTCAAAGTCATGATGAACCATATGTACATAAAGAAACCGCCACGTACACTGGGTTTATTGGGCAGAAAAATGTATCCTGTCATTGGAGGTTGTTTGTCTTATAAACCGCAAGAGCGTCCAACGGCCTCCAGTATGATCGCAGCAATGCCACCAAAGAAGTAA